The Serratia rhizosphaerae genome has a segment encoding these proteins:
- a CDS encoding LysM-like peptidoglycan-binding domain-containing protein: MGRIAPRRRKTTRTQRSLLRVWQRVSQRMKFGAPRQMSAGSDSQLPPASGQGQGIKALLLKIWHLPDGFGWLEPLPYFHRRWVIIFGALLLLSLLWPYSPDRDERPGRLEPQSAQQTDMQPATAESDPGGQWQRYRIQPGQTLAQLFRDNNLPVNEVFAMAQVEGNDKPLSNLKAGQEVRIERDSNGVIIALSVTALDNRLVTFRRQADGGYRRQR; the protein is encoded by the coding sequence ATGGGCAGAATCGCGCCCAGGAGAAGGAAAACCACCCGCACCCAGCGGTCGTTACTACGCGTCTGGCAACGTGTCAGCCAACGCATGAAGTTCGGCGCACCGCGGCAGATGTCCGCAGGGTCGGATTCTCAGCTGCCGCCTGCAAGCGGTCAGGGACAGGGGATCAAAGCGCTACTGTTGAAAATCTGGCATCTGCCGGACGGCTTCGGCTGGCTGGAACCGTTGCCCTATTTCCACCGCCGCTGGGTCATCATCTTCGGCGCCTTACTGCTGCTGTCACTGCTGTGGCCCTATTCGCCGGATCGCGATGAGCGCCCGGGACGTCTAGAACCACAAAGCGCGCAGCAAACCGATATGCAGCCGGCTACCGCAGAATCAGATCCGGGCGGGCAATGGCAGCGTTACCGCATTCAGCCCGGCCAGACGCTGGCGCAGCTGTTCCGCGACAATAACCTGCCGGTTAATGAAGTGTTCGCCATGGCGCAGGTGGAAGGTAATGATAAGCCGCTGAGCAATCTGAAAGCCGGGCAGGAAGTGCGTATCGAACGGGATAGCAATGGGGTGATTATCGCGCTGTCGGTCACCGCGCTCGACAACAGACTGGTCACCTTCCGTCGTCAGGCCGACGGCGGCTATCGTCGCCAGCGCTAA
- a CDS encoding DUF488 domain-containing protein translates to MTQIRLQRVYDFSGPAPHCFLIDRLWPRGISKQRLEGVEWLKEVAPSGELRRWFHHHTDQWDAFVVRYRQELAASSAWQPLTALLRQGESLTLLYGSKDTQHNQGVVLRDFLLEQVPA, encoded by the coding sequence ATGACGCAGATCCGGTTACAGCGCGTGTATGACTTCAGCGGCCCGGCGCCGCACTGTTTTCTGATCGATCGGCTGTGGCCGCGGGGCATCAGCAAGCAGCGGCTGGAAGGCGTTGAATGGCTGAAAGAGGTGGCGCCCAGCGGTGAACTGCGCCGGTGGTTCCATCATCATACTGACCAGTGGGACGCGTTTGTCGTGCGCTATCGGCAGGAGTTAGCGGCCAGCAGCGCCTGGCAGCCGCTGACAGCGCTGTTGCGGCAGGGCGAAAGTCTGACCCTGCTGTACGGCAGCAAGGACACACAGCACAACCAGGGGGTTGTACTGCGTGATTTTCTCTTGGAGCAGGTGCCGGCTTAG